The genomic window TTGTCTCTGAAGGAGCAGTTATCATCACATTATTGTGATGGAAATTTAAATCGGCATGATGGCGATGCCACGGCGTCTGGATCTGTGTTTTCTGGTGGTATGCCATCAGTGGATCATTTCTTATAGCCAGTCCTTGAGGAGATAGTAAATCAGCCTCATGATATCTCCATACCGATGTTAATTATTCCCTTCATATCTCTCTAATTTTGTTGTACTGAATCCACTGTAAAGGTTAAAACTGCACCACTAAACGCACCAAAAAGACACCTGTGAGCTCTGTGATTATAAAACCCATCCTGCATCAGTTTCTGCACATATCTTAATTTAAAAGAACCAAAATAGGGttaatttcttttaatgctgcagtttttgtgtgagtgtatttCAGTGACCAGCCTCTTATTATATCAAGAATTCATATCGTTGCAAATAAACATACTCatttaattttctctttttttttttttttcttcaggcaGCGAATGATTTCAACATCGCCAACTATTAAGGATGAGGCAAAGCTGTAAGAAAATGCAAATATTATTCATGAAGTAATTACACCAGGTGTGACACCACAATTAGTATAATTAGTACCAGGCCTTTGAAGCGAGCCCAGGAAAACCAAAATGGAGCTGCAGCACAACACCAATCACAACCAAGCCTTGTGGAAAGAGATACCGTGGGATTTCGCAGAGGACTGCTCGCTCTCCGTGAGTGGCACCACGTTTCTCATCATCGCTTACAGTGCACTTATGGCAGTGGGTCTCATCGGGAACTCTTGCCTGGTGTTTGTCATCACACGGCACAAGGAAATGCGCAACGTCACCAACATCTTCATCACCAACCTGTCTTGTTCCGACATCCTCATGTGCATCGTATGCCTGCCGGTCACCATTATCTACACACTGATGGATCATTGGATCCTAGGAGAAGTCCTCTGTAAGCTCACGCCCTTTATCCAGTGTATATCAGTTaccgtctccatcttctccCTCGTCCTCATCGCCATGGAGCGCTACCAGCTCATTGTCCACCCGACTGGATGGAAGCCCATGGTGGGCCAGTCTTACTTGGCCGTGGTTGTCACCTGGATCGTGGCCTGTCTAATCTCGGTGCCTTTCCTCTCGTACAACGTACTCGCCTTGCCTTTCCAGAACCTCAGCATGCCCTTCCCAATCAACGACCACCCCTTTTGTATAGAGCTGTGGCCATCGGTGCAAGAACGACGAGTCTACACCACCTTCCTGCTCGTCTTCCAGTACTTCCTTCCTCTCGCCCTCATCATGCTCTGCTACCTGCACATCTACCTGCGcctcaggaggaggaaggacatGGTGGAGCGCGGCAGGAACACCactcagaagaaaaacaaaggcGCCACGAGGATCAACGCCATGTTGTTCTCTATAGTGGTGGCATTCGCACTCTCCTGGCTTCCCCTCAATATCTTCAACACAGTATTTGATTGGAACCACGAGGCCATCCCGTCCTGTGGCCACGACATCATCTTCTCGTTCTGCCACCTCACGGCCATGGCCTCCACCTGCGTCAACCCCATCATCTATGGTTTCCTCAACAGCAACTTTCAGAAACAGCTCAAGTCCACCCTGTTGCGCTGTCGCTGCTGGGGGGTGACAGAGCGGTATGAGAGTGTCCCGCTCTCCACTGTCAGCACGGAGGTCACCAAGGGGTCCATCTTGAGCAATGGATCTATCAGCATCAATACCTAGAGCCAAGCTTTTTCAGTGAAAGACACTGAGACTACTTGGGCCTCTTCCACCCTCATTGTGTCATCCTTTTGGAGCTTTCCTTGCTTCGTTGTGTCCAAAAGCAAGGTTGACATTTACAAAGTTCTAAACCTTACAACAGCAGTTCAAAGAGAGACGACTGAAGAGACTTAACCACCATGGCACGATGCCCTTGAATCAGTATGAGCTCACATGTAAGAGGAAGTAGATAATAAATTGATGGTGCAAAGGTTGGAGAAGTTTAAGTATTGTTGGGCGACTGAAGGCACTTTAGATGAGCATTTTTCCAACTGTAGGCTCTTTAGTCCATGTGCTGTGGCCCCAAATACAAATTAAGAGACAGCATATCATTTGGTATACATctgtcaagttttttttttatttcttaaactacTCGGATTGTCACGTTTTAATGAATATCAGCTGTTTAGGGTTTGCTTTTCACACTTTTacctgcttttaatgtgtgcaaTGTAAGGAGAGAATTTTAAAGGACAATAGGGTTGGGGCACtgcaaatgttctttttaaatgttgctgttTTATATTATCAGTATTGATGAAAATATCAAGTAAACTGTGATGTGTTGATGATCATCGCCTGAGTAGCTTATGACATAACTGAAGGAGAGAACATTACTGCAATGCGTGCGTCTCAAGGCATTCACTGAGACGATTTACTAGCATCATcttaatgcatttattattacCTAAAATCATCACAAACGATGAAATGATTTTTTAAAGAGAACCTTGGCTAGAGACTTATACATTCCAAGCTGTCTGCCAAGGTCGGCACTCAAGTATTGTGAgccttggatgttttttttttctcatcaaaTGTGCCGTCCAACAACCATATATCAAGTgccataaaacaaaataaacgaGGCAGTAAAGGACTTTGTCCGAGTGGGGTTCTTCCGCTGTATATAACATTGCTAAATACATGTATGGCCTGTAAACGATGTGACAGTTATAGTTAATCGTGTGGTGGGGAATAAAGAGCACTGTGTAGCATAGCAGATATCTCCTGGGAACCTGTTTAAGTTTGTGGTATTGAactgaattaaaacatttaccTTATCTTTattgatgtctttttttgtaatgttttctttttgaagagTCAATACTTGTAccgcattctttttttttttgtgccaaatttAATGTCTGCCTTGGTTTCTGTGTGCCTGCTAAACACTAAATGGATGTTTCACTGTCACCTTGGAGGTCGGTTCATTCACATCTTTCTCAGCTTTTTACCAGATAATGGATCAGTCCTCAGTCTCCCATCAAAGACAAAAATGGTACTCTGAGACCAGGCATTTCCACTTTAGGAAACAGTGTGGAGAGATCATAGCGCTAATATTCATACACGTGACTCAATCAACACTCGCCAATGCTGTGGTATGTGGTGTACGTGGAAACATTTGTTTCGCACCAAGGTCAACTTCAGtgtgctctctctgtgtgcattatTCAGGAGGACGTCTGAGCTCACAACACATTTTAGATGTGCGTgtaatgttaaataaatcagTGTTGTGTTTGGGGCCTTCAGTTTTAAACCGGAGAGATCAGTGGGAATTGTGCTCAATATTCATATTGTGAGGAACGCATGTTAACAGTTGCACTTTAATCTTtctcgaagaagaagaatatcAACTGAGCGTATAGGAGAGGGAAAGATTGTTGCTGCCTTTTTGCTTTCATGATAACGTCAGCAGGTCAAGTAGAACATGTTTTTTCACCTTACAGAAAGCCCAACCTGTTTTTTGACTCCGACAGCGTTTCACACAACCTCCTAAACTGTTATACAAGAGCCACGTAGTACATAAGAGAGCTCTCAGAGGTCCTTGTCAGCTTCCTCCACTGCCTTTTACTTGAGCTGACTTTTACAGACTGTCAATCTGCTCTCCTTTCTTGTATTTTCCTTCCTCTCACCTGTCTTTCCTTTTGAAAACACCACCGAATGAAGAGTTCATTATAGTTTGAATGAAAGGACCAAAtctgcaggagctgctgacATACACTTGACAATGAGTGGCACTTAAAAGATGCCGTTTTACATTGTCGCCTCAATGATGGCAGTGGGCACGTAACGGTGTTATAAAATGAAGCTCAGTTGAAGACTCTAAATGAGTCCACAAGGCCAGACTCCTTGTCAGTGGAGCAGTTCCAGAAAGATTAGCATCTTGGCTCTCTGCGTTTTCATGTAGAGAGATTCTCATAAACAATCTCTCCAGATCACAGGAACAACATGATCTACATAGCTGGCGAGAGATTTCCTCAAGCTGTTGTTTTTcagcatttaattaaatttctTCTGTCAAACTTTTTTTTGCCTGCCTTGCTACTGTAGAAAGAGGGTATAATTAATCCTGGTCTGCCTCATTCCCATATTAATCGTTATAATAATAGCTTGCaatttattttgctttattgAAAGAAAGTCCTTTAGGTGTCTTTTTCAGCCAACACTGGTGAAGGTCAAAATGTTACTAGGTGTATAGAGTATTCACATGATCAACAGTATAATGTGCATTTGTAGGCTCCATGCTGAGCTAAGGAATTGTGATATAAGGCATATAATTCATCACAATATTTTCCGTTGAAAATTTTGTCTGCAATGATGTCAGACAAAGTCACTGGCTTTGTGCACTTTTGATGATCTTGTGAGAAGGAACTAATCTTTTTGTTCTGGCAGATGAAAAGGTCAGCGGGAGTTGGGCTGCTGCCTTGGGAATCATAATCATGCTGATATTCATGCTCACATCTGTAGGGCGCAGTGAAACTGCTCTTGTATCATATTGCCCTCTTGGCGTGAATCAGGACTTTCCTGTTTATACCTGTTTTATTAATGTAGTTTTCATTATCATAACAGCATTATTATGTCAGCCCATTATTGAGCCAGACATGAGATGTAATCATCCAAAATGAATTCAAGGTAAAACAGTCCTGCGGGTctgcacttttaaaataaatctagAAATCTCAATTATGTCTGTTTCGTCTGTAttagtaacacacacaccaacacccaCACAATTTTGTCTTGCATAACACAAGCAGACTTGACAGCCAGGAATAGAAACACCCTAATTGGTGTCAGCCAGTATTTCCTGAGAATTGGTTTGGGgttgcatgcatgtgcagacaGATTTCTACAACAGACAAacaatgacattattatttcatgtCTATAATCTTGCCCTGACAATTTAGGATCTGGCCTCTGCGTCTGACCTTCCATTTTCTTCGATCAGAAGAAAAGAGTTAGACTGCAGACTGCTTTAGTTGCCTGGTTACAGCTTCCTAAGGGGTTTCAATAGGTTTCCTCCAAGCTGACACACAGCACTAAGCTATTAAGGGCACTTTAttaaacacagacagagggCTACGCCAAGCTGAGGCAGTTCTAGTGGAATCAGATCAGTTTGATAGTTCTCTCACTTGAAAAGGAGGACAAAGAAAGTGAGACATAACATTCTTTTGCAGGAGATGGCACATACCTTTCTGTTTGCCTTGACTGCTTACAATTCTACCACCTTGATAAGCCAGTCACTGTAAAGTGTTATATTATACAGCAGTCATGACTTACCTTTTAGCAACTCATTATGTAATAACTGCTCATAATGTCAtaattgaaatgtaataaaagctaatgtaacataacaattagcgtataatgcaacaaaaaacatgagCGCATACCATAATAACAGTTGTGTGCATAATATGAGTTAATACATTATGagaaatatattacattataaactaagcaaattaattattgaataaGGGAATAACTTCAATGTTTAGCATTTCTGCCACGCATGAAAGACTCATAGATTTATTAAGAAAAGTGTGCAAGTTTGAGGCGGGGCCCCATTTATTCATatgaaagttgctcagtggCGCATAAAGCCAAAATGACTTGACTGCCGGTTATTAAATAGAGCATAGAACTGAGCAATTATTCTAACCCTGTCTCCCAGACGCTTGGTCTCTCGCTCAATCAcataaatgaagaaagaaaaataagtctATATTTGGCTATAAGTgctatttaaatgttgtattgaaATGTTCTTAAATATTCCAATTAAAGTATGTTCagaatttattacattattccaCTTTTTGGGGGGAATATATCAGACTGTATGATGTAATGATATCATAATGTTATAACTTTTTACATAATACATAAAACTGTTATGGTGGGTggctgtggttcagtggtgagcacggttgtccttcaatcagtgGAACCTCAGCCACTGCCATCAgcgtatgaatgggtgtgaatgggtgaattatgacaattagtgttaaagagctttgagtggtcggaaggcTAGAAAAGTGCTCCACAAGTAAACGtctatttaacatttattacGTTATGCACTCTTGGTTTTC from Cyclopterus lumpus isolate fCycLum1 chromosome 9, fCycLum1.pri, whole genome shotgun sequence includes these protein-coding regions:
- the npy8br gene encoding neuropeptide Y receptor Y8b, producing the protein MELQHNTNHNQALWKEIPWDFAEDCSLSVSGTTFLIIAYSALMAVGLIGNSCLVFVITRHKEMRNVTNIFITNLSCSDILMCIVCLPVTIIYTLMDHWILGEVLCKLTPFIQCISVTVSIFSLVLIAMERYQLIVHPTGWKPMVGQSYLAVVVTWIVACLISVPFLSYNVLALPFQNLSMPFPINDHPFCIELWPSVQERRVYTTFLLVFQYFLPLALIMLCYLHIYLRLRRRKDMVERGRNTTQKKNKGATRINAMLFSIVVAFALSWLPLNIFNTVFDWNHEAIPSCGHDIIFSFCHLTAMASTCVNPIIYGFLNSNFQKQLKSTLLRCRCWGVTERYESVPLSTVSTEVTKGSILSNGSISINT